One Acidimicrobiales bacterium genomic region harbors:
- a CDS encoding MoxR family ATPase, producing the protein MATSQPITAHEATFADYFDRVVDNIERVIQGKRDVISLILLCLVSEGHLLLEDVPGVGKTSLAKSLATSLDASFGRVQFTPDLLPSDVVGLSVWNRSDGTFTFRPGPIFNNLVLADEINRASPKTQAALLEAMAEGQVTVDGATYPMSRPFMVIATQNPIEHEGTYPLPESQLDRFLMRVSVGYPSPDHELEIIDKHSDHDPYGDLGPVLSAEHIAGLVHAARGVHMAPSIKAYLVDLANATRRSPHLALGMSPRATLALGRCSRARAAAAGRAYVIPDDVKALADPVLAHRLVPTPEAQFQGVGPSEALAQILAAVAVPGGH; encoded by the coding sequence GTGGCGACGAGCCAGCCGATCACGGCACACGAGGCAACATTCGCCGATTACTTCGACCGGGTGGTCGACAACATCGAGCGGGTGATCCAGGGGAAGCGCGACGTGATCTCGCTGATCCTGCTGTGCCTCGTCTCCGAGGGACACCTCCTGCTGGAGGACGTGCCCGGCGTCGGCAAGACCAGCCTGGCGAAGTCGCTGGCCACATCCCTCGACGCCAGCTTCGGCCGGGTGCAGTTCACCCCCGACCTGCTGCCCTCCGACGTCGTCGGCCTGAGCGTCTGGAACCGCAGCGACGGCACCTTCACGTTCCGCCCCGGCCCCATCTTCAACAACCTGGTGCTGGCCGACGAGATCAACCGGGCCTCACCGAAGACCCAGGCCGCGCTGCTGGAGGCGATGGCCGAGGGCCAGGTCACGGTCGACGGCGCCACCTACCCGATGTCGCGGCCGTTCATGGTGATCGCCACCCAGAACCCGATCGAGCACGAGGGCACCTATCCCCTCCCCGAGTCGCAGCTCGACCGGTTCCTGATGCGGGTGTCGGTGGGCTACCCGTCACCCGACCACGAGCTGGAGATCATCGACAAGCACTCCGACCACGACCCCTACGGCGACCTCGGCCCGGTGCTGTCGGCCGAGCACATCGCCGGGCTGGTCCACGCCGCCCGGGGCGTCCACATGGCCCCGAGCATCAAGGCGTACCTGGTCGACCTGGCCAACGCCACCCGCCGCAGCCCGCACCTGGCGCTGGGCATGTCGCCCCGGGCCACCCTGGCGCTGGGCCGCTGCTCCCGGGCCCGGGCCGCGGCCGCCGGGCGCGCCTACGTGATCCCCGACGACGTGAAGGCCCTGGCCGACCCGGTGCTCGCCCACCGGCTCGTGCCCACCCCCGAGGCCCAGTTCCAGGGCGTCGGCCCATCCGAGGCGCTGGCCCAGATCCTCGCCGCGGTCGCCGTCCCCGGCGGGCACTGA